A region of Candidatus Poribacteria bacterium DNA encodes the following proteins:
- a CDS encoding ABC transporter ATP-binding protein — translation MIYRFSETFRNFTSFLTDTMNPLSEIGKTVRHYPRAIGLIWRASPKETVVFSFFNLLSAAITPLQIWLSKYIVDEVIAAVQATEGTSTTHLRMIAILVGLQLLIWVASNAITSITNMLLYPLNLRVTYYTEKLIFQKLSRLDLAFFESPVFFDQMMHARTQSVQRIPNFVGNFAGLLSSILMLISLLIMVANLHILAMLGIVFLSVPHLVVTSYFGKRWFRLLFRQTAERRLADYLSNLLSTRESVKEIKLFGLHKVLINRFHVLSQKFVRENHTLSLTQEISQVVLNLLSTVSTAGVWLYAALRAIGQHITIGDMMLYFQASERARSTIVNVFRSSGTFYENSLFLEHLFGFLDLDPNAVEGTLQQPENQTELKKVDHPIRKGIIFEDVSFTYPGTEESVLKNVSFTIAPGECIAIVGRNGVGKTTLVKLLTRLYDPSSGNIRLDGIDLKAYHLENLYSQFSVVFQDFLQYHFSVQENIGFGQVDAGNDMERIRTAAEKAGSLARIEKLPKGFDTVLGRTLEEGVDLSGGEWQKIALARAFMRDAQILVLDEPTAALDAVAEEEIFQRFNELTTGKTSVIISHRFSTVKMADRILVLEDGRLVEQGTHDELMKRNGIYAEMYTLQAQRYS, via the coding sequence ATGATATACCGCTTTAGCGAGACCTTCAGAAATTTTACAAGTTTTCTGACGGATACCATGAACCCCCTTTCCGAAATTGGCAAAACAGTTAGGCATTACCCAAGAGCCATTGGACTGATATGGCGTGCTAGCCCGAAAGAGACGGTTGTATTTTCCTTCTTTAATTTGCTATCAGCTGCTATCACACCCTTGCAGATATGGCTTTCAAAGTACATCGTTGATGAGGTGATTGCTGCGGTACAGGCGACTGAAGGCACCTCAACGACGCATCTCCGGATGATTGCTATTCTTGTCGGATTGCAACTTCTCATTTGGGTGGCAAGCAACGCTATCACGAGTATTACAAACATGCTCTTATACCCACTTAATCTCAGAGTCACGTACTACACTGAAAAACTGATTTTCCAGAAACTGTCAAGGTTAGACTTGGCTTTTTTTGAATCTCCGGTCTTTTTCGACCAGATGATGCATGCGCGAACACAGTCCGTTCAACGTATTCCAAATTTCGTTGGTAATTTCGCAGGGCTGCTGTCAAGTATATTGATGCTAATTAGCCTGTTAATTATGGTAGCGAATCTCCATATTCTGGCAATGTTGGGCATAGTTTTTCTATCAGTTCCGCATCTGGTTGTAACCAGTTATTTCGGCAAACGCTGGTTTCGCCTCCTGTTCCGACAGACCGCCGAACGACGTTTGGCAGACTATCTCTCAAATCTACTTAGCACCCGCGAGTCAGTGAAAGAGATTAAGCTTTTTGGACTCCATAAGGTGCTTATTAACCGTTTTCATGTGTTAAGCCAGAAATTCGTGCGTGAAAATCATACGTTGTCGCTCACACAAGAAATATCCCAAGTTGTTCTAAACCTACTTTCAACAGTTAGTACTGCTGGTGTCTGGCTGTATGCGGCACTTCGTGCGATAGGACAGCATATTACAATAGGTGATATGATGCTTTATTTTCAAGCCTCAGAAAGAGCTCGATCTACGATTGTGAATGTATTTAGGTCTAGCGGCACGTTTTATGAAAACAGTCTATTCCTTGAACATCTGTTTGGTTTTTTAGACTTGGATCCTAATGCGGTTGAAGGCACACTCCAACAACCCGAAAACCAGACCGAACTGAAAAAAGTCGATCATCCAATCCGGAAGGGTATTATATTTGAAGATGTCTCGTTCACATATCCAGGAACAGAAGAATCGGTTCTGAAAAATGTCAGTTTCACGATTGCGCCCGGCGAGTGTATTGCGATTGTCGGACGAAACGGTGTGGGTAAAACAACTCTTGTCAAACTGCTTACCCGTCTCTATGATCCGAGTAGTGGCAATATTCGCCTTGACGGAATTGATCTCAAGGCATATCATCTTGAAAATCTTTACAGCCAATTTAGTGTTGTCTTTCAGGATTTTCTCCAGTACCACTTCAGTGTTCAAGAGAACATAGGATTTGGGCAAGTGGATGCCGGTAATGATATGGAGCGTATTCGTACTGCAGCAGAGAAAGCAGGGAGCCTGGCGCGTATTGAGAAGTTACCAAAAGGGTTTGATACAGTATTGGGGAGGACACTGGAGGAAGGGGTTGATCTTTCTGGGGGTGAATGGCAGAAAATTGCCTTAGCACGTGCTTTTATGCGGGATGCTCAGATTTTAGTCCTTGATGAACCGACTGCGGCACTTGACGCGGTAGCGGAAGAAGAGATTTTTCAGCGTTTCAATGAATTAACTACTGGTAAAACGTCAGTGATAATTTCACACCGTTTCTCTACAGTGAAAATGGCGGACCGAATTTTGGTATTAGAAGATGGTCGGTTGGTTGAGCAGGGAACGCACGATGAATTAATGAAACGTAACGGCATTTACGCGGAGATGTACACGCTTCAGGCACAGCGTTATAGTTAA